A region from the Halomarina litorea genome encodes:
- a CDS encoding carotenoid oxygenase family protein: protein MADYRLGLRTLDEEVTTTLPVEGSLPPWLSGTLFVNGPGRFDGGEDALNHWFDGLAMLRRFEIEDGTVAYANRFLRSEEYEHVVSRNRLARGQFGTNPDLSLRDRLGWLTGPTLTDNASIGVDWVGGEFVAVTETPRQVAFDPETLATRGTRTFADALDVTGTLGHPHWDPVRDEMVNVGVRYGPRSEYVLHRRDRGSATREELGRVGVDRPAYFHSFALTERYAVLAEPPLVLSPCALLAGRPFVESFEWVPERGTRFTVFDRQTGRVVARPVADPFFVFHHANAYEAGDTLVVDLVAYEDASAVSDLSLSRLRDPDAELPAGEFRRYRISLGAMGATVESETLHPGPVEFPTIDYRGHNTRPYRYAYFAGNRERPPTTTQDRLLKVDIEAGEEVASWAESGCYPGEALFVPDPDGAAEDAGALLSVVLDADAERSFLLVLDARTLDGLARAPLPHALPFGFHGQFVRDLADPTRSMA from the coding sequence ATGGCCGACTACCGCCTCGGACTCCGCACCCTCGACGAGGAGGTCACGACCACCCTCCCGGTCGAGGGGTCCCTCCCGCCGTGGCTGTCGGGGACGCTGTTCGTGAACGGTCCCGGTCGCTTCGACGGCGGCGAGGACGCCCTGAACCACTGGTTCGACGGCCTCGCCATGCTCCGGCGCTTCGAAATCGAGGACGGCACCGTCGCGTACGCGAACCGCTTCCTCCGCAGCGAGGAGTACGAGCACGTCGTCTCGCGGAACCGCCTCGCACGCGGGCAGTTCGGGACGAACCCCGATCTGTCGCTGCGCGACCGCCTCGGGTGGTTGACGGGACCGACGCTGACCGACAACGCCTCCATCGGGGTGGACTGGGTCGGCGGCGAGTTCGTCGCCGTCACCGAGACGCCCCGGCAGGTCGCCTTCGACCCCGAGACGCTCGCCACCCGCGGGACCCGGACGTTCGCCGACGCCCTCGACGTGACCGGCACTCTCGGCCACCCACACTGGGACCCCGTCCGCGACGAGATGGTCAACGTCGGCGTGCGCTACGGCCCCCGGAGCGAGTACGTCCTCCACCGCCGGGACCGGGGGAGCGCGACCCGCGAGGAACTCGGGCGGGTCGGTGTGGACCGCCCCGCGTACTTCCACTCGTTCGCGCTCACGGAGCGATACGCCGTCCTCGCGGAACCGCCCCTCGTGCTCTCCCCGTGCGCGTTGCTGGCGGGTCGCCCGTTCGTCGAGTCCTTCGAGTGGGTCCCCGAGCGCGGGACCCGGTTCACCGTCTTCGACCGCCAGACGGGGCGGGTCGTCGCCCGCCCCGTCGCGGACCCGTTCTTCGTCTTCCACCACGCCAACGCCTACGAGGCGGGCGACACGCTCGTGGTGGACCTCGTGGCCTACGAGGACGCGAGCGCCGTCTCCGACCTCTCGCTGTCGAGACTGCGCGACCCGGACGCCGAACTCCCCGCTGGCGAGTTCCGGCGCTACCGCATCTCGCTCGGCGCGATGGGGGCCACCGTCGAGAGCGAGACGCTCCACCCCGGCCCGGTGGAGTTCCCGACCATCGACTACCGGGGTCACAACACCCGCCCCTACCGCTACGCCTACTTCGCGGGCAACCGAGAGCGCCCGCCCACGACGACGCAGGACCGCCTCCTGAAGGTGGACATCGAGGCGGGCGAGGAGGTGGCGTCGTGGGCCGAGTCGGGGTGTTATCCGGGCGAGGCGCTGTTCGTCCCCGACCCGGACGGGGCGGCCGAGGACGCGGGCGCGTTGCTCTCGGTCGTCCTCGATGCCGACGCCGAGCGGTCGTTCCTGCTGGTCCTCGACGCACGGACGCTGGACGGACTGGCGCGCGCACCGCTCCCGCACGCCCTCCCGTTCGGCTTCCACGGCCAGTTCGTCCGGGACCTCGCGGACCCGACGCGCTCGATGGCGTAG
- a CDS encoding NYN domain-containing protein has translation MRGLLRRVVGGSAPGEPRVGLFVDGPNVLRSEFDVDLDDVSAVARSRGQAALVRLYVDEHATPGLIQAAEAHGFEVFTTSGDVDVKLAVDATEAVVADDIDVLAIASRDMDFKPVLETAARYGVKTLAIAPGTYGRSDALRSVAHEAVTLGE, from the coding sequence ATGCGCGGGTTGTTGCGGCGCGTCGTCGGCGGGTCCGCCCCGGGGGAACCACGGGTGGGCCTGTTCGTTGACGGCCCGAACGTCCTCCGCTCGGAGTTCGACGTGGACCTCGACGACGTCAGCGCGGTCGCCCGGTCGAGAGGGCAGGCCGCACTCGTCCGCCTCTACGTCGACGAGCACGCCACGCCGGGCCTGATTCAGGCGGCCGAGGCCCACGGCTTCGAGGTGTTCACCACCAGCGGGGACGTGGACGTGAAACTCGCCGTCGACGCCACCGAGGCCGTCGTCGCCGACGACATCGACGTCCTCGCCATCGCCTCCCGCGACATGGACTTCAAGCCCGTCCTGGAGACGGCGGCCCGCTACGGGGTCAAGACCCTCGCCATCGCCCCCGGGACGTACGGCCGGTCGGACGCCCTCCGGTCGGTCGCCCACGAGGCCGTCACCCTCGGGGAGTGA